One window of the Archangium lipolyticum genome contains the following:
- a CDS encoding FAD-dependent oxidoreductase gives MRNQMRFGRAVLVGGSMAGLLAARVLADHFEEVIVLERDPVSDGPDARKGVPQGSHAHGLLDAGRQVLDTLFPGLIQQLYAEGAERMDMARDGAWYTSGTWKPRYVSGIELILCTRPWLEWKVRGRVTALPQVRFRQGCSVEGLLTDASATRVTGVRMKTPEGEESLSADLIVDTSGRGSHAPAWLETLGYGKPEEEKVDLLQLTYTSQLFAPPACHKGDWKMLSIFPRSPEEWRGGAITCVEGNRWLVTLFGYFGDAPPSDEQGFLEFARSLPKPDIHEALLEAQPLTRATVHKIPSSRLMHYERLERFPEGFIILGDAVCALNPVHGQGMTVCCLSARLLGEVLTQWARSSPGSLHGLSRRFQNKLSRLVGVPWFMSTTMDLKYPQVRGRRSPGLGLLHWGFGSLLDLSSVSTLACQRFYEMMHMRCGSEALLRPDLLALLTTYGLKSLFVPLPRRANVHTMPRAPA, from the coding sequence ATGCGGAATCAGATGCGCTTCGGACGCGCCGTGCTCGTGGGCGGCAGCATGGCGGGCCTTTTGGCGGCCCGAGTGCTTGCCGATCATTTCGAGGAGGTCATCGTCCTCGAGCGGGATCCCGTGAGCGATGGGCCCGATGCGCGCAAGGGTGTACCCCAGGGTAGCCATGCCCACGGGCTCCTGGATGCGGGACGACAGGTGCTCGACACGCTCTTCCCCGGGCTGATTCAGCAACTGTATGCCGAGGGTGCGGAGCGCATGGACATGGCGCGCGACGGGGCCTGGTACACGTCTGGCACCTGGAAGCCGCGCTACGTCAGCGGTATCGAACTCATTCTCTGTACCCGCCCCTGGCTGGAGTGGAAGGTACGCGGTCGCGTCACCGCGCTCCCCCAGGTGCGCTTCCGCCAGGGCTGTTCCGTGGAAGGATTGCTCACGGACGCATCCGCCACCCGTGTCACGGGCGTCAGGATGAAGACCCCCGAAGGTGAGGAAAGCCTCTCGGCGGATCTCATCGTGGACACCAGTGGCCGCGGCTCGCACGCCCCAGCCTGGCTGGAGACGCTGGGTTACGGAAAGCCCGAGGAGGAGAAGGTCGACCTTCTTCAGCTCACCTATACCAGCCAACTCTTCGCTCCCCCCGCGTGCCATAAGGGGGACTGGAAGATGTTGTCCATCTTCCCCCGGTCACCCGAGGAATGGAGGGGAGGCGCCATCACGTGCGTGGAAGGCAACCGCTGGCTCGTCACCCTCTTCGGGTACTTCGGTGACGCCCCTCCCTCGGATGAGCAGGGCTTCCTGGAGTTCGCCCGCTCGCTGCCCAAACCCGACATCCACGAGGCCCTGCTCGAAGCCCAGCCGCTCACCAGGGCCACCGTCCACAAAATCCCCTCGAGCCGGCTGATGCACTACGAGCGGCTGGAACGATTCCCAGAGGGTTTCATCATCCTCGGGGATGCCGTCTGCGCCCTCAACCCCGTCCATGGACAGGGGATGACGGTCTGCTGCCTGAGCGCCCGATTGCTCGGGGAGGTGCTCACCCAGTGGGCCCGGTCCTCCCCAGGCTCACTCCATGGGCTGTCCCGGCGCTTCCAGAACAAGCTCTCGCGGCTCGTGGGTGTTCCCTGGTTCATGTCCACCACCATGGACCTGAAGTATCCCCAGGTGCGGGGCCGGCGCAGCCCGGGTCTGGGACTGCTGCACTGGGGGTTCGGCTCCCTGCTCGACCTGAGCTCGGTGAGCACGCTCGCCTGCCAACGGTTCTACGAGATGATGCACATGCGCTGTGGCTCGGAAGCGCTGCTGCGGCCCGATCTCCTCGCGCTCCTCACCACCTACGGGCTCAAGAGCCTCTTCGTTCCCCTCCCTCGGCGGGCCAACGTGCACACCATGCCACGGGCTCCAGCCTGA
- a CDS encoding protein kinase domain-containing protein yields the protein MLLDRYEILSELGRGGFGTVYKARQLATGQSVAIKVLHGLRGLGDEDQQRHIARFQREMRLCGQLHHPNIVRLIDSGVLDDGRVYTAFEYVPGQTLAKLLAEGGALAPTEARHLMLQTLDALSCAHSIGVVHRDLKPHNIMVVATGARRNALVLDFGLATLVDDSQFKKNYATLTGAHEVLGTPAYSAPEQLRGLAATPSSDLFSWALVFLECLTGVRPVRGRTMQEIIFQQLGPHPIPMPSALRAHPLGRILARLLSKDPEARQVKSGKLLREIDACDLKGLQLPVAVPERASTGPEQKDQPSEEKDVSTHTAMPQVGLTAPKPVEGAHSPQLEDKRHWHTALCCTLNLTPKSKDGFDLEESDECIQLGQQVCIEVGRSFSGSLGSILGDQVLLYFGLEARDPEHAQNAAYAALELIQELRRRSARAPAHKRESLEVRASLHSGPTVAHRAGLLGTVPRIAAQLSTRAPPGRILVSADTAQLLRASFILELEGEHGPASSSSQTFWLKSQQGHRANEPVNGGP from the coding sequence ATGCTGTTGGACCGCTACGAAATCCTCTCCGAGCTGGGCCGAGGTGGGTTCGGAACCGTCTACAAGGCCCGGCAGCTCGCGACTGGCCAGTCCGTGGCCATCAAGGTTCTCCACGGACTCCGCGGACTGGGCGATGAGGACCAGCAGCGGCACATCGCCCGCTTCCAACGGGAGATGAGGCTGTGCGGCCAGCTCCACCACCCCAACATCGTCCGGTTGATCGACTCTGGCGTCCTGGACGATGGGCGTGTCTACACCGCGTTCGAGTACGTTCCTGGTCAGACCCTCGCGAAGCTCCTGGCGGAGGGCGGTGCGCTGGCGCCCACCGAGGCGCGGCACCTCATGTTGCAAACCCTCGACGCCTTGAGCTGCGCGCACTCCATCGGAGTGGTCCATCGGGATCTCAAGCCCCATAACATCATGGTGGTCGCCACGGGCGCGCGACGGAACGCGTTGGTGCTCGACTTCGGGCTCGCCACCCTGGTGGACGACTCCCAGTTCAAGAAGAACTACGCGACGCTCACCGGTGCGCATGAGGTCCTCGGCACCCCGGCCTACTCGGCCCCCGAACAGCTCCGGGGATTGGCCGCGACCCCCTCCTCCGATCTCTTCTCCTGGGCGCTGGTGTTCCTGGAATGTCTCACCGGGGTGCGGCCAGTCCGTGGCCGCACGATGCAGGAGATCATCTTCCAGCAGCTCGGCCCCCATCCCATCCCGATGCCCTCCGCGCTCCGGGCCCATCCGCTCGGCCGAATCCTGGCACGGCTGTTGTCGAAGGACCCCGAAGCGCGGCAGGTGAAGAGCGGCAAGCTCCTACGCGAGATCGACGCCTGCGATCTCAAGGGCCTGCAGCTCCCGGTGGCGGTGCCCGAGCGGGCCTCGACGGGTCCCGAGCAGAAGGACCAGCCCTCCGAGGAAAAGGACGTCTCCACCCACACGGCCATGCCCCAGGTGGGGTTGACGGCGCCAAAACCGGTGGAGGGTGCACACTCCCCCCAGTTGGAAGACAAACGACATTGGCACACCGCCTTGTGCTGCACGCTCAACCTCACGCCCAAGTCGAAAGACGGGTTCGACCTGGAGGAGAGCGACGAATGCATACAGCTCGGGCAGCAGGTCTGCATCGAGGTCGGACGCTCGTTCTCCGGCAGCCTCGGTAGCATCCTCGGAGATCAAGTGCTCCTCTATTTCGGGCTTGAGGCCAGAGATCCCGAGCATGCACAGAACGCCGCCTATGCCGCCCTGGAGCTCATCCAGGAGCTTCGTCGGCGCAGTGCGCGGGCTCCCGCGCACAAGCGGGAGTCCCTGGAGGTGCGAGCGAGCCTCCACAGTGGCCCGACCGTGGCGCACCGCGCCGGCCTGTTGGGCACGGTGCCAAGGATCGCGGCGCAGCTCAGCACCCGTGCACCGCCGGGACGAATACTGGTGAGCGCGGACACGGCACAATTGCTTCGGGCCAGTTTCATCCTCGAGCTCGAGGGAGAGCACGGCCCCGCCTCTTCGTCATCGCAGACATTCTGGCTCAAGAGTCAGCAGGGGCACCGGGCGAACGAGCCCGTGAACGGCGGGCCCTGA